One genomic region from Balaenoptera acutorostrata chromosome 1, mBalAcu1.1, whole genome shotgun sequence encodes:
- the LZIC gene encoding protein LZIC, whose translation MASRGKTETSKLKQNLEEQLDRLMQQLQDLEECREELDTDEYEETKKETLEQLSEFNDSLKKIMSGNMTLVDELSGMQLAIQAAISQAFKTPEVIRLFAKKQPGQLRTRLAEMDRDLMVGKLERDLYTQQKVEILTALRKLGEKLTADDEAFLSANAGAILSQFEKVSTDLGSGDKVLALASFEVEKTKK comes from the exons ATGGCTTCcagaggaaagacagagacaagCAAATTAAAGCAGAACTTAGAAGAACAGTTGGATAGACTAATGCAGCAATTACAGGACCTGGAGGAATGCAG AGAGGAACTTGATACAGATGAATATgaagaaaccaaaaaagaaactCTGGAGCAACTAAGTGAATTTAATGATTCACTAAAGAAAATTATGTCTGGAAATATGACTTTGGTTGATGAACTAAGTGGAATGCAACTG GCTATCCAGGCAGCTATCAGCCAGGCCTTTAAAACCCCAGAGGTCATCAGATTGTTTGCAAAGAAACAACCAGGTCAGCTTCGGACAAGGTTAGCAGAG ATGGATAGAGATCTCATGGTAGGAAAGCTGGAAAGAGACCTGTATACTCAGCAGAAAGTGGAGATACTAACAGCTCTCAGGAAACTTGGAGAGAAG CTGACTGCAGATGATGAGGCCTTCTTGTCAGCAAATGCAGGTGCTATACTCAGCCAGTTTGAGAAAGTCTCTACAGACCTTG GCTCTGGCGACAAAGTTCTTGCTTTGGCAAGTTTTGaggttgaaaaaacaaaaaaatga